The proteins below come from a single Caldisericaceae bacterium genomic window:
- the argF gene encoding ornithine carbamoyltransferase, with amino-acid sequence MATKLRGRSLLCLKDFTREELEEFIFQAEKMKTDHYAGKDEKFLAGKTVAVLFEKPSTRTRISFAVAIHELGALPLVLETSNMQLIRGETIADTAKVLERYVHGIVARVYEHRTLEELANNASVPVINALSDYSHPCQALGDFLTIKEKKGTLKGVKLAYVGDGNNVANSLLIGGSILGLDVSIASPKGYEPSKEVVEIANSFAKFSNSRIFITNDPYEAVKDADVVYTDVWASMGQESEHEKRVEIFKPYQINSELLKHAKDDVIAMHCLPAHRGEEIADEVLDGPHSVVFDQAENRLHIQKAILALLI; translated from the coding sequence ATGGCAACCAAATTAAGAGGAAGGTCCCTTTTGTGTTTGAAAGACTTTACAAGAGAAGAACTTGAGGAATTCATTTTTCAGGCTGAAAAGATGAAAACTGACCACTATGCGGGTAAAGATGAAAAATTTTTAGCTGGCAAAACTGTTGCTGTGTTATTTGAAAAGCCATCAACAAGAACTAGGATATCGTTTGCTGTTGCAATACATGAACTTGGTGCACTTCCCCTTGTTCTTGAAACGTCTAACATGCAATTAATTAGAGGAGAAACCATAGCTGATACTGCAAAAGTCCTCGAAAGATATGTTCATGGTATTGTTGCTAGAGTTTATGAACATAGAACCCTTGAGGAACTTGCTAATAATGCATCTGTTCCTGTTATCAACGCTCTTTCTGATTACTCACATCCTTGCCAGGCACTGGGCGATTTCTTAACGATTAAAGAGAAAAAAGGAACTTTAAAGGGTGTTAAACTTGCCTATGTTGGCGACGGAAATAACGTTGCAAATTCTCTTCTTATTGGTGGAAGCATTTTAGGCTTAGATGTTTCTATTGCTTCTCCAAAAGGGTATGAACCTTCAAAAGAAGTTGTGGAAATTGCAAATTCGTTTGCTAAGTTTTCTAACTCACGAATTTTTATCACAAATGATCCGTATGAAGCTGTAAAAGATGCAGATGTTGTTTATACTGATGTGTGGGCTTCAATGGGACAGGAATCTGAACACGAAAAAAGAGTTGAAATCTTTAAGCCCTATCAAATAAACTCAGAACTTTTAAAACATGCAAAAGATGACGTAATTGCAATGCACTGCCTTCCTGCCCATAGAGGTGAGGAGATTGCAGATGAAGTGCTTGATGGTCCTCACTCAGTAGTCTTTGACCAGGCAGAGAATAGATTACATATTCAAAAGGCGATTCTTGCCTTACTTATCTAA